From Lycium ferocissimum isolate CSIRO_LF1 chromosome 12, AGI_CSIRO_Lferr_CH_V1, whole genome shotgun sequence, one genomic window encodes:
- the LOC132039246 gene encoding apyrase-like has translation MVADALSKFSNILNQERFYYQESDLPPDALGPLRMDKMGLPSFRIRPAKDIGWLFKGAGKMLNQKNRCVLTAVAIILLVLSIIFGYKSEKYAVIFDAGSTGSRVHVFRFNKNMELLPIGKKIEYVKEISPGLSAYAEKPKDAAQSLEPLLHGAEGVVSKELQSKTPLELGATAGLRMLKGHQADEILQAKVRNLFKSESIIRTKDEWVTILNGTQEGSYMWAAMNYLLGNLGKSYKNTTATIDLGGGSVQMAYAISKEQFEKAPENPDGEPYVLQKHLIKRYYYLYVHSYLNYGQLAGRAEIFKTTKNDSNPCVLQGYDGYYSYGGVEYRVQAPANGSSVWECQKLAGEALNITAPCKYDNCTFNGAWNGGGGYGFDTLHASSFFYDIAVQVDIIDPVASTLETKPIEYLNKAIFICELNVDDIKSIFPNAEDRDIPYLCMDLVYQYTLLVDGFGLDPYKDITVTHDAKYKNYLAAAA, from the exons ATGGTTGCAGATGCATTGTCCAAGTTTTCCAACATCCTCAATCAAGAAAGATTTTATTACCAAGAGAGTGACCTGCCACCTGATGCTCTAGGACCTCTACGCATGGATAAAATGGGCCTTCCATCATTCAGAATCAGGCCTGCAAAGGACATAGGATG GCTTTTCAAAGGGGCAGGCAAAATGCTGAACCAAAAAAATCGTTGTGTTCTCACAGCAGTGGCAATAATTTTGTTAGTGCTCTCAATAATATTTGGCTATAAATCAGAGAAGTATGCGGTAATATTTGATGCTGGAAGTACTGGCAGCAGAGTTCATGTATTTCGTTTCAATAAGAATATGGAACTTCTTCCCATTGGCAAAAAgatcgagtatgtaaaggag ATATCACCAGGTTTAAGTGCATATGCAGAAAAACCCAAAGATGCAGCCCAGTCCCTGGAGCCACTTTTACATGGAGCTGAAGGTGTTGTTTCCAAAGAGTTGCAATCTAAAACACCCTTGGAACTTGGG GCAACAGCAGGCCTAAGGATGTTAAAAGGGCACCAAGCTGACGAGATCTTACAAGCG AAGGTGAGAAATTTATTCAAGAGTGAAAGCATCATCCGTACCAAAGATGAATGGGTCACTATTCTTAACGGAACTCAAGAAGGTTCTTACATGTGG GCCGCAATGAATTATCTATTAGGAAACTTGGGTAAGAGCTATAAAAATACAACAGCAACAATTGATCTGGGAGGTGGTTCAGTCCAAATGGCATATGCAATCTCAAAGGAACAGTTTGAAAAGGCTCCTGAAAATCCTGATGGAGAACCCTACGTTCTGCAAAAACATCTTATCAAAAGATATTATTACTTATATGTACACAG TTATTTGAACTATGGGCAACTAGCAGGTCGCGCAGAGATATTCAAGACTACAAAAAATGATAGCAATCCTTGTGTTTTGCAAGGCTATGATG ggTACTACTCATACGGGGGAGTGGAATACAGAGTACAGGCTCCAGCAAATGGTAGTAGCGTGTGGGAATGTCAGAAATTAGCTGGGGAGGCACTTAACATTACAGCACCATGCAAGTATGACAATTGCACATTCAATGGTGCATGGAATGGTGGAGGTGGTTATGGATTCGATACTCTGCATGCTTCCTCATTTTTCTACGATATCGCCGTTCAA GTGGACATTATCGATCCTGTAGCTTCAACTCTTGAAACGAAGCCAATTGAGTACCTAAATAAAGCAATATTTATTTGCGAACTAAATGTAGATGATATAAAATCAATATTCCCAAACGCTGAAGATAGAGATATTCCATATTTGTGCATGGACTTGGTATATCAATACACTTTGCTTGTAGATGGATTTG GCCTAGATCCATACAAAGACATTACAGTAACGCATGATGCCAAATACAAGAATTACCTTGCTGCAGCAGCTTAG
- the LOC132040692 gene encoding probable glucan endo-1,3-beta-glucosidase A6, which produces MIGINYGRLGNNLPSPYQSIELIKTMKAGRVKLYDANPEILRLLSGTNLHVSIMVPNDQISAVAASQSAANRWVRDNVLSYYPNTMIRYILVGNEVLSNNDDQSLWYDLVPAMRNIKNSVDEHNIHNIKIGTPLAMDILQTSFPPSSGEFRLDIPRNNLLLPLLRFLNWTKSYFFIDVYPYFSWSQNPSSISLDFALFKGTHTYTDPDSGYVYTNLLDQMLDSVVFAMQKLGFYNIRLAIAETGWPNGGDYDEIGANVYNAATYNRNLIRRITSQPSIGTPARPGTAIPTFIFSLYDENQKGGPGTERHWGLLHPNGRPIYDIDLTGEIPEAEFSKLPGPKNNGPFHGKLWCVVTKDFVNEFDLGQALEFACRRNGTCDEIAPGRSCYQPVSIVSHANYAFSSYWAKFRKDGETCHFNGLAVQTTIDPSHGSCKFPYVSL; this is translated from the exons ATGATTGGAATAAATTATGGAAGGCTAGGAAATAATTTaccatctccatatcaatcaaTAGAGCTTATAAAAACCATGAAAGCTGGTAGAGTCAAGCTTTATGATGCAAATCCAGAGATACTTAGATTATTATCAGGTACAAATCTTCATGTCTCAATCATGGTTCCAAATGATCAAATCTCAGCTGTTGCTGCAAGTCAGTCAGCTGCAAATCGATGGGTACGCGACAATGTTCTTTCGTACTATCCAAACACGATGATTCGATACATTTTAGTAGGAAATGAAGTTCTAAGCAACAATGATGATCAAAGTTTATGGTATGATCTTGTACCAGCCATGAGAAATATCAAGAATTCGGTCGATgaacataacattcacaacataaAAATTGGTACCCCTTTAGCCATGGACATATTGCAAACCTCATTTCCACCTTCAAGTGGTGAATTTAGGTTAGACATTCCAAGAAACAATCTATTGTTACCATTGTTGAGGTTCTTGAATTGGACAAAATCGTACTTTTTTATTGACGTGTACCCTTATTTCTCATGGTCCCAAAATCCATCTTCCATAAGTCTTGATTTTGCACTATTTAAAGGAACTCACACCTATACTGACCCTGATAGTGGCTATGTTTACACAAACCTCTTGGATCAAATGCTTGATTCTGTCGTTTTCGCCATGCAAAAATTAGGATTTTACAATATCCGACTAGCAATAGCAGAAACCGGATGGCCTAATGGAGGTGACTACGATGAAATTGGTGCCAATGTCTACAATGCAGCTACATACAATCGAAATCTTATACGTAGAATCACATCACAACCGTCTATTGGGACACCAGCTCGTCCAGGGACAGCGATACCgacatttattttttctctctacGATGAAAATCAGAAGGGTGGTCCGGGGACAGAGAGGCACTGGGGTTTGTTACATCCTAATGGTAGGCCAATTTACGATATCGACTTGACAGGAGAGATTCCAGAAGCTGAATTTTCTAAGTTACCTGGCCCCAAAAACAATGGACCATTTCATGGGAAACTGTGGTGTGTGGTGACAAAAGATTTTGTGAATGAATTTGATTTAGGGCAAGCTTTGGAATTTGCATGTAGGAGAAATGGGACTTGTGATGAAATTGCTCCTGGAAGATCATGTTATCAACCTGTTTCAATTGTGTCACATGCAAACTATGCATTTAGTTCATATTGGGCCAAGTTTAGAAAAGATGGTGAAACATGTCATTTCAATGGGCTTGCTGTTCAGACCACTATTGACCCAA GTCATGGATCATGCAAATTCCCTTATGTTTCTCTCTAA